Proteins from one Nitrospirota bacterium genomic window:
- a CDS encoding GAF domain-containing protein: MTDDSRKTAERFDTEILSLEILSEISRIAHSTFDLKERLNAIVNTTAEKMGVDCCYVSLLEKDGKSLTLKAARGLHAGSIDKVMLHVGEGINGWVAKEVMPVALRDAHTDPRFKYIAETGEEKYRSMLAVPITVQGKCTGVLTVQTFGPKDYLEDEITLLSTIASEVGGIIRNAQLYQDMNHRLLELTTLYEMGQAVTSTLDLETILKVIIKNSVYVIRAKGGVLRLLEPETNRLVVKAYSMPEEDASRLQDLDIGQGIAGMIVASETPLLIPDIQSSPEFRDANWIVAASMLGVPLKAKDKIIGTLTLYDKLPYSADGTASFSYEDQQLLTTIASQASIAIENAKLYQQTLSNAREMETLFSLSKGLTSVLDLHFVLDSVLRMISELLDAGFGILTLYDVETQELVTKSIHGADHSLIPSLRFRLGEGTTGWIGEHRESIMLNNVDENDPKMTIVRLNNLIGVPLLVKDRLIGTIEIANKISAPGFSSPNLMFLSTFAGHAAVAIENARLYEQTRKLAEENIKRVTELSILHEISSTLGTTLELDKLLHIILTGVTIGGGLGFNRAVLFLYDERNDVLRGVLGIGPDSGEEAHRIWASQPSTGSLRDRILSDDDMAIHKSSNINKLATSLVIPVEGGTSVLARTVIDKRGFIIENAHDDPRVLPALRDIIKTESFATAPLMAKGKVIGTIFVDNLFTRRPITEDDMRFLMMFANQAGLTIENALIYSNLEETNKSLREAQEKLIQQEKMAALGEMATSMAHEIRNPLVSIGGFARRLRDKPVTGEQVRKYSEIIYEEVSRLEQILQEILAFARESRPAFVTTDINKVIDDVFILFKDTLSSKNIKVSTAISHDVPLISADPQQLKQVFINLFTNAEQAMDETGGVLYIESKLSDKLPPEIIIEISNTGPLIPQDIMANIFNPFFTTKSSGTGLGLAIVHRIIDSHKGKIHVKNRPVPDRGVSFMITLPVEIR, encoded by the coding sequence ATGACTGACGATTCCAGAAAAACGGCAGAGAGGTTTGATACTGAGATACTAAGTCTCGAGATACTTAGTGAGATCAGCAGGATTGCCCATTCAACATTTGACCTCAAGGAGAGGCTGAATGCCATCGTCAACACAACTGCAGAAAAGATGGGGGTTGACTGCTGTTATGTATCGTTGTTGGAAAAAGACGGGAAAAGCCTGACCCTAAAGGCTGCAAGGGGGCTTCATGCAGGCTCGATTGACAAGGTAATGCTTCATGTCGGCGAAGGGATAAACGGCTGGGTGGCAAAGGAAGTAATGCCTGTGGCCCTTAGAGACGCCCATACGGACCCACGATTTAAATACATAGCTGAGACAGGGGAAGAAAAGTACAGATCCATGCTTGCAGTCCCAATTACAGTTCAGGGTAAATGCACCGGAGTGCTCACAGTTCAGACCTTTGGCCCTAAAGATTATCTGGAAGACGAGATCACCCTTCTGTCAACTATAGCCAGTGAGGTAGGGGGTATTATAAGAAATGCCCAGCTCTACCAGGACATGAATCACAGGCTGCTTGAACTGACAACACTATATGAGATGGGACAGGCTGTCACATCCACCCTCGACCTCGAGACCATATTAAAAGTAATAATTAAAAACAGTGTATATGTAATCAGGGCCAAAGGCGGCGTCCTGCGCCTTCTTGAACCTGAGACAAACAGGCTGGTGGTCAAGGCATACTCCATGCCTGAGGAAGATGCGTCAAGGTTACAAGACCTTGACATCGGGCAAGGGATTGCAGGGATGATCGTAGCGAGTGAAACCCCTCTCCTTATACCGGACATACAATCCTCGCCAGAGTTCAGGGATGCAAACTGGATCGTAGCCGCCAGCATGCTTGGTGTACCGCTAAAGGCAAAGGATAAGATAATTGGCACGTTAACACTTTATGATAAATTGCCATATTCCGCAGACGGGACTGCCAGCTTTTCATATGAAGACCAGCAGCTGCTCACTACTATTGCAAGCCAGGCATCTATAGCTATAGAAAATGCAAAACTCTATCAGCAAACATTAAGCAATGCACGGGAAATGGAGACGCTCTTCTCCCTGTCTAAAGGACTTACCTCTGTACTTGACCTCCACTTTGTTCTTGATTCAGTTCTCAGGATGATCAGCGAATTACTGGATGCCGGGTTCGGTATCCTGACATTGTATGATGTGGAGACACAGGAGCTTGTGACTAAATCTATTCACGGGGCTGACCATTCCCTGATCCCCAGCCTTAGATTCAGGCTTGGGGAAGGGACTACCGGCTGGATTGGAGAGCACAGAGAGAGCATTATGCTGAACAACGTGGATGAAAACGACCCCAAGATGACAATAGTCCGCCTGAACAACCTCATAGGCGTACCTTTGCTGGTAAAAGACAGGCTTATTGGGACTATAGAAATTGCCAACAAGATTTCAGCACCAGGATTTTCATCACCAAACCTGATGTTCCTTTCCACATTTGCGGGACATGCTGCTGTCGCAATAGAAAATGCCCGTCTTTATGAACAGACCAGGAAACTGGCGGAAGAGAATATCAAGAGGGTTACGGAATTATCTATTTTACATGAAATCAGCAGTACCCTTGGGACGACCCTTGAGTTGGACAAATTGCTTCATATAATACTGACCGGCGTTACCATAGGTGGCGGATTGGGATTCAACAGGGCTGTGCTGTTTCTATACGATGAAAGAAACGATGTCCTGCGGGGTGTGCTTGGCATAGGACCAGACAGCGGAGAGGAAGCCCACAGAATTTGGGCCAGCCAACCTTCCACCGGGAGTCTGCGGGACAGGATATTGAGTGATGACGACATGGCCATTCATAAGTCATCCAATATCAACAAGCTTGCAACAAGCCTTGTCATCCCTGTAGAAGGCGGGACAAGTGTCCTTGCCAGAACCGTCATTGACAAACGGGGTTTTATTATTGAAAATGCCCATGACGACCCGCGCGTACTTCCGGCATTGCGGGACATAATTAAGACAGAAAGTTTTGCCACTGCCCCGTTGATGGCAAAGGGTAAGGTCATTGGCACTATCTTCGTTGACAATCTTTTCACCAGAAGACCAATTACAGAAGACGACATGAGGTTCCTGATGATGTTTGCAAATCAGGCCGGTTTAACGATCGAAAATGCCCTTATATATTCCAACCTTGAGGAGACCAACAAGAGCCTGCGGGAGGCACAGGAGAAATTGATTCAACAGGAAAAGATGGCGGCCCTTGGTGAGATGGCAACAAGCATGGCACATGAAATCAGAAACCCCCTTGTTTCAATCGGAGGATTCGCAAGACGCCTCAGAGACAAACCGGTTACAGGAGAGCAGGTAAGGAAATATTCAGAGATAATTTATGAGGAGGTAAGCCGGCTTGAACAGATCCTTCAGGAAATATTAGCCTTTGCGAGAGAGTCCAGACCGGCATTTGTAACAACTGACATCAATAAGGTAATAGACGACGTATTTATCCTTTTTAAGGATACACTGAGTTCAAAGAACATTAAGGTCAGTACTGCCATTTCACATGATGTACCGTTGATATCAGCAGACCCCCAGCAGCTCAAACAGGTATTTATAAATCTTTTTACAAATGCTGAACAGGCAATGGATGAAACCGGGGGCGTCCTGTATATCGAGTCAAAACTTTCAGACAAACTGCCAC
- a CDS encoding tRNA (adenine-N1)-methyltransferase: MKFTDGDRIHFIDRKGRQYPLTLCSGRVFQFSGEKIPHDDIIGREDGSTVTLSRGSKFIVLKPTLSEYILKMPRGAQVIYPKDIGMILICADIYPAAKVVEAGIGSGALTMALLRAVGERGVVVSYELRDDFSKRAFENIELYNGKTNNLIIREQDIYEGIGEDGIDRVVLDLPEPWRVVPHAVQSLREGGIFLCYLPTILQVSTVVKALKESCNFIQIETSETLVRTWHVEDNSVRPDHRMVAHTGFITTARKVARQ, from the coding sequence ATGAAGTTTACAGATGGTGACAGGATTCATTTTATAGACCGGAAAGGGCGGCAATATCCGCTTACACTCTGCAGCGGGAGGGTATTCCAGTTCAGCGGAGAGAAAATTCCGCATGATGATATCATTGGTCGTGAGGATGGTTCTACAGTTACTCTGTCAAGGGGAAGCAAGTTTATTGTCCTGAAACCGACGCTTTCAGAGTATATACTGAAGATGCCGCGGGGTGCTCAGGTGATATACCCCAAAGACATCGGAATGATCCTCATATGCGCTGACATATACCCGGCGGCTAAGGTAGTTGAGGCAGGCATAGGCTCAGGGGCATTGACAATGGCATTGCTGCGGGCCGTTGGAGAACGGGGAGTGGTTGTCTCGTATGAACTAAGGGATGATTTCAGCAAGAGGGCATTTGAAAATATTGAGCTTTATAACGGTAAGACAAATAACCTGATAATCCGGGAGCAGGACATCTATGAGGGTATTGGGGAAGATGGGATAGACAGGGTAGTCCTTGACCTTCCTGAACCGTGGAGGGTGGTACCGCATGCAGTGCAATCATTAAGAGAAGGCGGCATCTTCCTCTGCTATCTCCCTACTATCCTTCAGGTCTCAACAGTTGTGAAGGCATTAAAGGAATCGTGTAATTTCATACAGATTGAGACATCTGAGACATTGGTGAGGACCTGGCATGTGGAAGACAACAGTGTCAGGCCGGACCACAGGATGGTGGCACATACCGGTTTTATTACAACGGCAAGAAAAGTAGCACGGCAATAG